The Trypanosoma brucei brucei TREU927 chromosome 9, whole genome shotgun sequence genome includes a window with the following:
- a CDS encoding protein kinase, putative: protein MDDGTGHLLRPHSIIGMGAYGTVFKAFRLAKERAGDEEAWEREGKPVAVKQTIFSEVTEDITVVLKEVSYLSNLQHPNIVTYYTAFTGQGKLESISQAKRTSAELGAPTKEPGSKRNAEGKVPKSSLSFSTEPSLCIVEELVEGASVAKVIKMAAEQSVKQMTEAEIAAVVYDVLQALLYIHEECQLVHRDIKPLNMLLDRNASSVKLCDFGTCADLSQQDGRFTVIGTIGWIAPEVLDSGMMDHRSGHITSHSFPSDVWSLGVSALEMTQVGMTRSALSEYIKDLSVMPCSVQETVTGSRKSFLQEKLPTGHLRDFIACCLRRDPQIRPKVRQLLEHKLIVTSGVANAKERSAKIAGIIAAVTIAGKKKIGNNEKMNDEAIVLPQFADSTLTKNRCMEAVAALKREFFAAQAPLLETSRYSWCTPSHISRMTTSDDFRNLPKPPKLLDPEMSTNAKVSLPSRSSEAAKSLFDAVVVPATVESQRTVLNIVGQYRKLGGVHTSDGWADIDNRAAACYTFEELACKNIKHETFVQLHDDLIRCFKACCMSIPDFEATFLPAFLQALTSPGDLYDVRRFIAYVHQLQRDDLRHTYHGRLDAGDSKRDAARKASCSQQQPPLPNLTAADWMRFPRMPQSMGCIGTSGNIGGDKSDTSTDGLRHQAPLVSPPAYLYNKWLKEKQARAMGPI, encoded by the coding sequence ATGGATGACGGAACTGGACACCTCCTTCGGCCTCACTCCATTATTGGTATGGGTGCATATGGCACAGTTTTCAAGGCCTTTCGGCTCGCAAAAGAGCGTGCAGGAGACGAAGAAGCGTGGGAACGAGAAGGAAAACCGGTGGCAGTGAAGCAAACTATTTTCTCGGAGGTTACCGAAGACATTACCGTTGTGCTGAAAGAAGTTTCTTATTTGAGCAACCTTCAGCATCCCAACATCGTCACCTACTACACCGCCTTTACAGGTCAGGGCAAACTCGAAAGCATCTCGCAAGCCAAGCGAACCAGCGCAGAGTTAGGTGCGCCTACCAAGGAACCCGGGTCGAAGAGGAACGCAGAGGGAAAGGTACCAAAATCATCACTGAGCTTCTCCACTGAACCTTCTTTGTGTATTGTTGAGGAGCTCGTGGAAGGCGCCTCCGTTGCTAAGGTAATAAAAATGGCTGCGGAGCAAAGTGTAAAGCAAATGACGGAAGCGGAGATAGCTGCGGTTGTGTACGATGTTCTGCAAGCACTTTTGTACATCCACGAGGAGTGTCAACTGGTCCACCGCGATATCAAACCCCTGAATATGTTGCTTGATCGTAACGCCTCTTCTGTGAAACTTTGCGACTTTGGTACGTGCGCAGACCTGAGCCAGCAAGATGGGCGGTTTACTGTCATTGGTACCATCGGTTGGATTGCCCCCGAAGTTTTGGATAGTGGAATGATGGACCATCGCTCAGGGCACATCACTTCCCATAGTTTTCCGTCGGATGTTTGGTCGTTAGGTGTCTCTGCATTGGAGATGACGCAGGTGGGGATGACCAGATCCGCTTTATCAGAGTACATCAAGGACCTCTCCGTTATGCCATGCTCTGTCCAAGAAACGGTGACGGGTTCGCGCAAGAGTTTTCTTCAGGAGAAGCTGCCAACTGGTCACCTACGTGACTTTATTGCTTGCTGCTTGCGCAGGGATCCGCAGATACGCCCAAAAGTGCGCCAGTTACTTGAGCATAAGTTAATCGTAACGAGTGGCGTGGCAAATGCGAAGGAACGCAGCGCTAAAATAGCGGGTATTATCGCAGCAGTGACCATcgcagggaagaaaaaaatcggTAACAATGAGAAGATGAACGATGAGGCAATTGTTCTCCCACAATTCGCAGATTCAACGCTGACAAAGAACCGGTGCATGGAGGCTGTTGCTGCCCTGAAGCGTGAGTTCTTTGCGGCACAGGCACCGTTGCTAGAAACTTCGCGGTACTCTTGGTGCACACCCTCCCATATTTCTCGGATGACGACGTCGGATGACTTCCGTAACCTGCCAAAGCCACCAAAGCTGCTGGATCCGGAAATGAGCACCAATGCAAAAGTCTCTCTGCCAAGTCGCAGCTCTGAAGCCGCTAAGTCTCTCTTTGACGCGGTTGTAGTTCCAGCAACAGTAGAAAGTCAACGAACAGTGTTGAACATTGTGGGTCAATATCGTAAATTGGGTGGTGTACATACCAGCGATGGTTGGGCAGATATTGACAATAGGGCTGCAGCTTGCTATACATTTGAGGAGCTGGCGTGCAAGAACATCAAGCATGAGACTTTTGTTCAACTTCACGATGACCTTATACGGTGCTTCAAGGCGTGTTGCATGTCAATTCCAGACTTTGAAGCAACCTTTCTTCCTGCCTTCTTGCAGGCGTTAACGTCGCCTGGGGATTTGTATGATGTACGGCGGTTTATCGCATATGTGCACCAGCTACAAAGAGATGACCTCAGGCACACCTACCACGGCCGCCTCGATGCTGGTGATTCAAAAAGGGACGCGGCACGGAAAGCTAGCTGCTCCCAGCAACAACCACCATTACCGAATCTAACGGCGGCTGATTGGATGCGCTTTCCTAGAATGCCTCAGTCGATGGGGTGTATAGGGACTAGTGGCAATATCGGTGGAGACAAGAGTGATACGTCCACCGATGGTCTACGGCATCAGGCGCCACTAGTAAGTCCACCGGCTTATTTATACAATAAATGGTTGAAGGAGAAACAAGCAAGGGCTATGGGTCCCATATGA
- a CDS encoding cysteine desulfurase, putative (similar to Cysteine desulfurase (EC 2.8.1.7) (Nitrogenase metalloclustersbiosynthesis protein nifS). (Swiss-Prot:Q43884) (Anabaena azollae); similar to Cysteine desulfurase, mitochondrial precursor (EC 2.8.1.7) (HUSSY-08). (Swiss-Prot:Q9Y697) (Hom): MCSIEGPPLKKLRPQPLTPTDPIPIYLDYNATTPLCMESWRAMSAIVPFSWGNPSSVHPYGLAAKFVLDEARGKVANAIRAVTPANVIFTSGGTEANNLAIIGGFTALRERFPSRHYIITTNVEHPAVEEVLKFLEREHSAVVKGGDRRMSGGKKQQPPPVEVYRFPVDPRTGCVRTDEWRKLLLELPGGPQNVALVTVMHANNEIGGINPIDDLVKLVKEICGEETLFHTDAAQSIGKVPVNVSAMRVDMLSICSHKFYGPKGVGALYVRDGVRIRNILFGANHENGARPGTENVLLVTGMAEALHVACKNLTANAATMRNTRDELFRVIKQEVSKVGMDCVLNGDIDHALPNTLSVALFKVTDSGKRRYISAHGLIQAVGDKVCMSSGAACHSAEENVVVSASLRSVGVDLDRAVGTLRLSTGRTTTMAEVRRAARIIVRRAVQQFGEF; this comes from the coding sequence ATGTGTAGCATTGAGGGCCCGCCACTCAAAAAACTGCGACCGCAGCCGCTCACGCCCACAGACCCTATTCCCATTTATTTGGACTACAATGCCACTACACCACTCTGCATGGAATCTTGGAGGGCCATGTCGGCTATTGTACCATTTTCGTGGGGGAACCCCAGTTCAGTCCATCCATATGGTTTGGCGGCAAAATTTGTGCTGGATGAGGCGAGGGGGAAAGTAGCAAACGCCATTCGTGCGGTAACTCCTGCGAATGTTATTTTCACTTCGGGTGGGACGGAGGCTAATAACTTAGCAATAATCGGCGGGTTCACGGCATTGCGGGAACGGTTTCCAAGTCGACACTATATAATTACGACAAACGTTGAGCACCCCGCCGTTGAGGAAGTGTTAAAGTTTTTGGAAAGAGAGCATTCGGCAGTGGTGAAGGGAGGAGATAGACGCATGTcaggtggaaaaaagcaacagccACCACCCGTAGAGGTGTACCGCTTCCCTGTCGATCCTAGGACCGGTTGCGTGCGCACCGACGAGTGGCGCAAACTTCTACTCGAACTTCCGGGTGGCCCACAAAACGTTGCACTAGTAACAGTGATGCACGCCAACAATGAAATTGGTGGTATTAATCCTATTGATGACCTCGTGAAActtgtgaaggaaatatgtGGTGAGGAAACACTGTTTCACACTGATGCAGCACAATCTATCGGGAAAGTGCCCGTAAATGTCAGCGCCATGCGCGTTGACATGCTGTCCATTTGTTCGCACAAATTCTATGGCCCAAAGGGTGTTGGTGCGTTATATGTCAGGGATGGTGTGCGTATACGAAATATTCTCTTCGGAGCAAATCATGAAAATGGTGCACGCCCAGGCACAGAGAATGTGCTCTTGGTAACAGGTATGGCGGAGGCGCTTCATGTGGCCTGCAAGAACCTAACCGCAAACGCTGCCACAATGCGCAATACTCGCGACGAATTATTTCGGGTGATAAAGCAAGAAGTTTCCAAGGTGGGTATGGATTGTGTGTTGAATGGTGACATCGACCATGCTCTTCCTAATACATTGAGTGTTGCATTGTTTAAAGTGACAGATAGTGGTAAGCGAAGATACATTTCCGCCCACGGACTCATTCAGGCGGTCGGTGATAAGGTGTGCATGTCCTCGGGCGCGGCCTGCCATTCTGCAGAGGAGAACGTTGTTGTTTCCGCCTCACTGCGCAGCGTTGGTGTGGATTTGGATCGTGCGGTAGGCACACTCCGTCTTTCTACAGGACGAACAACAACGATGGCGGAGGTGCGGCGAGCGGCTCGCATCATTGTTCGGCGGGCCGTGCAACAGTTCGGTGAGTTTTAG